tctaaaaaaattgtaatcTTTTCTCAACATAAAATAATgctacttttataaaaaaaaaaattcgtataaCTAGAGTACAAGTATCTCACCTTGAAATTTGAGAATGTAGTGCAGCCTCAACTTGTACCCTTGCTGTCTGTTGAACTAAAGTAGTACACGGCTCGActacttcttttctttgctCTCAATAGCACTAACTGTAGACTACTGTTCTAATACTACCAGTAGCATATATTCTTTTTTTGCCGTACCAAAAGTAGTTTGTCTACTTCCTTTTTCTGTGAAATGCACATTGAGTATTACCCCTATTTATAGGCTTCCTTAGTTAGCCTAATTCTGACACTTAACCTGTCCAAGTGTCACGTAAGCTTGAGGCGGTAAAATTTTAAGCATGACGTGTAAAAATTATTCCTATGATGTGTTGACTAGAAGAATGTGGTAGCCTCCCTTTTATCCTCCGGATTGGTAGAATTTCCAAGTTTCATACATattttatatatgtgtgtgtgttctagTTATGGTATTTTGTCATGTTTcaagtaaattatttattatgtGCACGTATATTAtataaaagaaatgttttcaatttttgttcccaaactaaaactaaataattttatGTGCCATTCACAATATGGTCTTCACTTTTAGTTGAATCACGCATGTATTTTGGGTCGGAGTGTTACAACTCTCTTTTTAGCTactcacactcttttttttgtttttatatacttgaatttactatttttCCTGTTATTCAATACACTTATTTACATATGCAGGGGCAATATAataaattcatgtggataaaaaaATGTAGACGGCTAAAAAGGAAGTgtggaaattattttcctattacttaaaaaaatagatatttgAAGTACTAGGTAATAATAGAAGGGTAAAATAAGAACATAATGAATGATTATGTTCTCTTAAGGAGTTGATATCCCCAAAAGGAACTAAAAATTGGAAGCAAAAGGAGTACTACTTTTTGTTTCGTGCAAAATCTTTGGGTTCGTACAAAGCCTCACCAAACAATAATTTTGGTAGCTATGACAGTCTTTATCCACTTATTACTtaaatctacctaataaaacaaaagggtgtgggcctccacacaaacacaagttaatccaatggctgagattcattTAATCTAATGGTGGAGAGGCATTCTTCTCATTTAATTAAAGCTCACATTTATTACAATACTGCCATCAGGGAAAATGAAATTCCCCCACAATCCATCTCACTTACACATCCCTACAGTgcgttcttttgtttttttaaaaaaaattaccgtgcgttaaaaaatcaaaactatttTAAGCAGATTCTGCTAAGGAATTTTTGgacttttgggttttgttttttttgttttgaattattaatttgtctcgacgaaaggaatcaaaaatctacctaataaaacaaaaaggtgcGGGCctccacacaaacacaagttaatccaatggctgagattcattTAATCTAATGGTGGAGAGGCATTCTTCTCATTTAATTAAAGCTCACATTTATTACAATACTGCCATCAGGGAAAATGAAATTCCCCCACAATCCATCTCACTTACACATCCCTACAGTgcgttcttttgttttttttaaaaaaattaccgtgcgttaaaaaatcaaaactatttTAAGCAGATTCTGCTAAGGAATTTTTGgacttttggattttgttttttttgttttgaattattaatttgtctcgacgagaggaatcaaaaaaatattacaaaataaaGCCCCAAGTTGGCTTTAActtggatatttaaaaaaaaaatttgagtacaagtcataattttatacttttttgattccacAAAAGTTAGGctcaaaaatacttttttgggtattttggaAATCTTTTTGAAAGAGTTTCTGATGCAGCAATGATTTTCACTCGGATttttttgcacatatatttttgtggggcccatatcgaGGTCCCACAAAATAATCCGAACTGCTcatctttttgaaaatattttttagagggtttctataaaaaataagttctaacagatatcggtaaggactttCTCAAAAATCATAGGGCAAAAGCGCctcactccctttctctctctctgatgtgTGTTCATGTGTGATGCTATTTCTTCTATTTGATTTATgcgtattttttttgggtatttcagaaatctttttgaaagagtttttgatACAGCAATGATTCTCACATAGATATTTTTGCACATATtttgcaatacatttttttggaaTCCATATCaaggtcccacaaaatgattcGAACTGCTcatctttttggaaaatattttttagagggttcctgtaaaaaatcagctccaacggatatcggtaaaggtTTTCTTAGAAATCGtagggcaaaacagaatgattcaccctacgatttctgagaaagcccctaccgatatccgttggagctgattttttacaggaaccctccaaaaaatattttaaaaaagatgagcagttcggatcattttgtgggaccctgatatggaccccacaaaaatgtatgtgcatgatatgtgcaaaaacatCTGTGCAAGTAGCACGGTTGTTTTTGATGCACATGCAAGGGGTCTATGAATTAGTGGAGAAGTTGGCTTAGTTCTGGCTATGATTGATCAAATTATCTCTCTCAAGTAATTTATTTCgtgaatcgatttagtgtttgagctaCTATGAAGAttcaaaaggtaatttcaatcgaatgggtagtgccgtaggcacgagcAATTCTCTAGTCCAATTAAAAGGAAGAGCTGTGCTtagtgcacagcagctgtgcacagatcccattttctcccggctcgggtcgcacaaagatgatcggagccgctcatgttgttctaaatatgtcgtttaaggtctctgtaaaaaatgagcttcgttcgatatcgttaaaggcgttaacaaaacacccaaaatcacttcgtttaaggtctctgtaaaaaatgagcttcgttcaatatcgttagaggcgttaacaaaacacccaaaatcacttcagaatttaggccatATTTAGAACaacatgagcggctccgatcatctttgtgcgacccgagccgggagaaaatgagatctgtgcacagctactgtgcacgtagcttttctgtatAGCTTTTCTATAAAAGGAAGTACTCTTTTGACTACCATTCGCTGAGTCCTGCTACATACatagcagatctgtgcacagatttcgttgtggggcccaccacgggtcccacacaaatcattcgagccgttcattaaatgtaaaacattttttcaagggtccccgtaaaaaataagctcaatccgataccaataggtgcttcatccaaccatttaacttttcattcagattttcggataatgaaaagttatatggttggatcgagcacctataggtattggattgagcttattttttacggagacatttgaaaaaatgttttacatttaatgaacggcttagatgatttgtgtgggacccgtggtgggccccacaataaaatctgtgcacaatctgtgcacagatctgctgtgtgtgtagactttctgccaTTCGCTTGAGTAAAAGTTTGTTCACGTAGACAATGAACACAGATTTTGCACAGATTTTAATGTGAGGTTTACTGTGAGTTCCACACAACTGATTTCAGTTATTCATtaatgtaaatattttttcaaaggctttcgtaaaaaataagctcaatccgatagtTGAAGATGCTCGATACtaaaaagttagataattggattgagcacctataggtatcggattgagctgatttttaacgggagcctttgaaaaaatgttttacatttataaactgctcggatcattttgtgTGGAACCTTTAGTGGGTTCCGCATTAAAATCCGTGCATAATGTGTGTGTGCATTGTCTGTGTCAATAGCACAGTTGTActtaaatccattttttttaatcggcactTGCTTTACACCAGGGCACAGTTTTGTCCCATCTTCTTTTGGATCTGTATCCATATATCCTCCTCCTCTTGAGTTTCGGAGTTTCGGCCAATTTTTCGCTAGCCATAATTTGCTCAATTTGGACCAATTTGACCCTCAATTGAAAGGCATGCAATGTTAATCAATTGGGTTGTTTTTGTAATTCTGCGTTTCCTTTGTTTGGCGTACGTGGCTTTACCGTGGTGTACGTGGCTTTACCGTGGTGTACGTGGCTTTATTGTGGTGTTACCAGGACCAGGAGAATTGAGAGAGAaatccccttctctctctcccaccgAATTACACgccattgctctctctctctctctggaatgaAATCCTCAACGCCAGTGCTCCTTGAATCAGAGCCAGCGGAGTTTCAGGCGGTGTTGGAGGTAGCCGACGAAAATCCGATCAGAGGTAGTGTTGCTGGTACAGACTCTTTCGAATCGTCGGCCGAGCCATTTGTCATTATCGTCTTTCACTCCTCCAACCGGTGGCAACTTCGCTTTGGTTCTAAAATAATTCCCTAAGCTGGTAAATCATTGTTATTTCCCAATAATTAGGgctttttgttgagtttttgatTGGATCTTTGAATCTGATTCTTATGTTTTCAATCGATTATTGGTCAATCGAGTGGTCGAAGTCATTATTTCAGACTTGCATTGGCACTTTATATGCATGCTAACATTCTTCTGCTTATGGCCTTTGAATCATGATATGTTCATCAGTAGGCATGTTTGTCATGTTAAGCGCATCTCTCCAGTGTAACCGATTTCTGCCAAATTTCTGCAGGCTCCTGTACTTTTTCAAGGAAGGAGTCATTCATTGAATCTTACCAATAGCTTGGTAAACTCTCCTTCGTATCCGACTTAGTGCATGTTGACTCTACattgaaagaaattaaaattgttcAAGGCTTAATTGATTAGTGGTGaaataaaaatgtatatttttagatttaacTGCTTTCTTTTGGGTGTTATTTTGCGGTTGTGGTTcgatttttgattattttcagCTGTTGGTTGTTTTAATAGGTCTGCAATTGCAGAGGTAGGGAGGACGAAAGGGAGAAAATATCCCTGCCAGAAATGGGAAGCGATGGGATGATGGGTACAGTTTTGGAATTTTACTCGAAGGTCCAGATTCACGTCATACGTCTCTCCTCACGTAGAGAAGGTTTCTTTATTATAAGACCAGAGGTGCGACCAATTTCAGAGTTCTTGGCTTTTTGTAGATCGTTATGTTGTGATCGGCGGCCATCGACAGCCAGGTGATCCACTCAAATAAATTGGGGCTTCTCaagtttaaagtttattttttgtgaaGGCGTTGTTTTAATTTTGGTGTTTGTGGTTTTTAGTAGCTTCTGCATGTCTTCGCTTGGTTTCTCTTTTTGATATGTGTTTATGGTGTTTGAGTTCTTTCTTTGTAGTATTTCTGTTCTGGTATTAGGTTAAACTGATATTCCTTctacaaaaaggtgcaatttcaAGCAGATCAACGAAAATTAGAGTTAGGTTTCCCAATTCTCATCAGTTTACTACTTTCCCACTTCCTAACTCTACTACATAACCGATGGTGGATTATTGGGCAATAGAGTTCTCTAGCATTTCATTTCCTTCAAGTACTACTTGGTTTTTAGGAGGGCCTGATAAATATGAGGTTCAGCCGGCTGATAAGTATGCAATTCAACAGAGGTCTACCTGCGGGCCATTAGGCGGgaacaaaagttatgaatttcAATGTGCTAAGCAAATTTAGAacatctccctccctctcaaaCCTCTTCTTTGCAAGGCGTCTCAACCCAGTGCAATTACAGGAGAGAGTACTTGTTATAGTGGGTGTTTTCCTGTTTTGCGAAATTGTTAGTGGTTTTTGCTCTTCATTTGTGTGAATCACCTATTTGGGTAATTCTCACTTCACCTTAGCTACCATGGAGACACTTCGCTTAGTTGACTTATATGGGAAACAAAGTAATAATAGTCACTACAACCAGCCGCTACCCGACAAACAAACTCAACGATCGACTGCTAGAATAGACTATTCTTTTTGGTTATTTATTTGCAGTTCGTTTGGTTTAATTTGTTGACATATCGACTGCTATAATAGTTTGGTTACAAATTTGAGATATCTCTAAgcaagaatatttttttgtttacagCTCATCCCTTTTCATTAAGCCATGCTGAGTTCATCCCTTCGAGGCTCTATCGGTGTTTGGTCCTCTTCGCATCTCCAGCCAGGTTATTCCAGACAactttctttatctttttttgttttttggtttaaaattttcatatttatgGGAAAGTGTTATGGTAGAATCTTTGAAATGGATTATTGAGAAAAATCAACATTTGGTAGATTGAATTCTGACTCCCCCAACTATCAAACAACAAATGTGACCTGGGTAAAACTATAATGAATATATGGGATAATCTTCCGAAGAATTGGTAATTCCATTCTGAATGTGTACTAATGGAAATGCCCCTTGCATGCCTAAAATGCAACACGCATGTTGACATTTCATAATTCTATTGCTTTTATTTAGAGGTCTGAATGTCATATTGGGGCTTTCAAATGACAAAAAACACTCTGACTATGGTGCTTCCAGAGTCCTGTGATCTTGGTTAATaattattaaataagatccGACTTCGCACTAGGAGTGTGTGGCTTAATTTGATTAGTTTGTCATCGTCTAAATGTTTTGGGTTGTTTGGTTAAAAACCTTTTTGAAGGATGGGTGATGCTAATCTTTCTGATTACAATTGGCAAAGGGCTTCGTTGCTAGGCTGATCGGTCAGTATCTTAGCTTGATAGGTATATGGGAGGTGTATGCAATTGAAACAAAGCATTGAATAGGGCCTTTTTTTTGTTCCTGTGATTTTTGAAGTTTTAGGTGGAGGGGTTTCTAATTAGAATCTTACTATGAGGCAAAATGAAAGGCTTGTGGGGCTGTTCTCCCCTGTCCTTGCAACGCTATACATCAAGAATGGGCGCAAGGGTGAAATTACCAATATTCTAAGTAGTAAGGCTTCTATGATTGACATTGTGAACTCACTTACTCACTTAATTACTTTAGGATTCGTGACTGACTTAGTCTATGTAAATTGTGTTCTGAGTTTATTTAACTCAGTGTTGCTTCTGTCTGCCCTTGGTCGAAGCTGAAACATTAGGACCTCCGAAGACCAGTCTAGGGACCTTTGAAGACTGGTCCATGCAtatctttatttttagtttgaatttggAGCCCATGGCTCACCTCATCGATTCATTTCAGCTCCTAAAACCAACATTCTACCAAGTTCAATTTAGTATTCTTCTGCTTGGTGGTACCTAAACTATCTTAGCAAAATTCTATTATCAAAGTTTGGTCGGCACTTTGATGTAAATCCCAAGGGCTGGAGATTATTTGCAGATTTATTGGAAAATGCTACATTTAGAATGGAGATTTTAACTCCAGCATTTCCCCATCTCTTCGTTCCAATTGGTGCTGCTGCTGGCGCTGGATGTTCAGCCGCTGCACTAATCCAGGTGAGTAAGAAAATTTTGATCCTATTGGTCAATTGTGGTACGAGAATCATGTCGTTTTGTTTTCGTCTCATCTTCTAATGCCTGTAAGTACCATCACtaggaaacaaaaaatgaaaaaaggtcGTTTAGAAGACTTTTCATAAAGTGGCTTATTGTATTGTTTCTCTTGTCATGCATGCCCTACACAAATGTTGGGTTTTGTTACATACTTTGACTCTCTTCTTGCATGTATGAATTCCTTGAGTTTTTTGTGATGGAATGTTCCTCTTGACTTGGCAGCTATGTATTGTTGAACACTTATTCCTTGACTATCACGGGAATACGATTCAAGATTCAAAATTTCATGCATATATGCCTATATGCACGGTAGTGTTTTAGTATGTTGGATAGAGGGGGTGTTAGGTTGGCCATCAATTTTTCCCAAGTACTCTACATTGTGTGGGATCTAACTCTTCTGTCAACAGGCAGCTACTAGGAGTTGTTTCTTTGTGGGCTTTGCAGCTCAGAGGAATTTTGCGGAGGTAATATTAGTTTCCACTTGGTACTTATAACATGGATTACATATATTACAAAGTATCAATGTTGCAAAAGCTTGAAAGCCTCTTATCCCGATAGACATCATGTATTTCGTTTTGATGGTCAGGAAGTATGTCCCTTGCTACTGCTTACTTTGTCAATAATGCTTTTGTGTATCTCCTTATCAAATCACCTTGCATTTATCTTCTGAAAAGAGACTGTAATTGGCAGGTAATTGCAAAAGGTGAAGCTCAGGGAATGGTGAGCAAATTCATTGGTATCGGGCTCGGTATAGCATTAGCTAACTGCATTCAGGGATCTACACCTCTTGCTCTTGcttcttttggtgtggtaacTTGGATACACATGTTCAGAAGCAGCAAACCGTTCAGAAGAACTTCTCGCTCTACCTCCAGATAAGAAGAGCAAAAAGGGAGAGCACAAACCAAGCAGCTCAACCTCCACCCTAGCAATCAACACCCTAGCAAACAGCAGCCCAACAAAACACACTCCAGCAACTGAAGAAACTTCCAACAGCCCCAACAAGAACAAGTAGTCAGCTTCCATAATCTCCTGAACGCCACCAAAGACAGGAACATATCTAAACTATGACTTCTACATGTAACTTTTCTATGATAAAACACTTGGTCAAACTAATGCATGTAACTTCTGCTCTGATCAAGTACATGCATAATATTAGGAAGAACCAGAAAGAGATCTCCACAACGGGCATGACAGACGTGCTTGGCACGTCACCATGCATCTAGTATAATCATACAAAAATGATAGGATGTGAATCTTATCTgtccaattttcttttctggaCTGTTTTATGGATCATTTTTATGTACTGTACCAGATTTctaattaaatttaaatttgggATGCTTCAATCTGTAATCATATCGACTGAGGAAAGTCAGGTAACCTATCTCCCTTGAATGGAGGGTGGCGTAGAAGACTCGCCCCTCCCAAGATTTTTAAGTGATCCTACTATCCTATGGAtacttatttaattaattatctaCCGAATTGCGAATTATGGCATGACAACTCATACTCGGATGACAATATATCGTCTAATTCTCATTCGATGCAAAATGAAATTCACCACGATAACATTTAATGATCCAATTCATTCATTTTATAAGTATTCATACGCAAGTCATCCATGCAAACAATTATATGGATCGGACATTAGTGTTCATTTAAGCTTAATCGTTGTCCAATCAAGTTGATTTGTTTTCATGGATAATTTATGCCTTTAGGTTTTGAAATGAGTAGTTTGGATAGTTCAATAGGAGATTGTAATGAGTCTCATTCTACGTTATATGAAAATCACATAAAAGATCATTGCACGAGATCCTTCCTCATGATAGCATGCTCTACCCATCCACcatgatttttttaagaaatattcacatttcttttctttttttttccctattgtTTACTAGAATTCTTCTTTGATGATTATATACTCAAACTATCAATCAAAAGCGATGAAAGTGAAAATACTACTAATAGAGTATTGTCTGGGAACCAAAGTTGAGCAGTTGACAACAGAGGGTACgtaccctttttcttttcttttcattttgaagagaAAAGGATTTCACACTGAGCTACCAGTTCAATGGAGATAATTTTCAGCGTGGAATAGTAGTTGAAATTTCACACTGCACATCAACCTGCGGCACCCCCGTTCTTAAAATATACAACAATACCAGTAGACTCCGTCACACTTTGCCACCCCCGACCTTAAACCAGGGCTTCTTCACTGAACCTACGGTACCTACCTACCCAAaatatactactccctccgtctctaaataagtATCCGGTGCGCAAAGCTAAGCCTTAAAAAAGaagcatttgtttcgttaaaaaaattaattttttttcacaaatcaatagatagcaatgagttctattaaaatgtgaaaaaaaaattaaattttttaataaaaaatatgcatgttttgtgaagcctagttttgcgcgccggacacttatttaaaGACGGAGGAAGTATCAAAAAGAGAGGAAGACAAGTTCAAACTAAAAATTAGAAAagcaactctcttttttttatcatgttaCGAAGATCAGGTTATTTTTCCATAAATTACAGACAAAAAGCCAATCACAAAAACATAATTACTGGTTGAGAACATAAAATGTACATACAAAAACCAATCATCCCCTTTCTACTAAGAAATGTCAAGCAAAATTGAAGAACTCCTAGGTAGGTTTCCAACAGGAGAGAGCATATAAGACTCTCCCCCTCCATCCCTCTAACAACCAATTACTAGCctcatcaacaaaaaaatccttATGGTAGCAGTTTTTCACCTTAGCTTTCACTGTCTTCATGATACCTTGGCTCAGGGGAAGTTGCCTGAACCCGGCCCGCTGAGTCCGAATTTGCCACCGTTTGTATGTCTCTGGCCTTCGAACTCTCTCCAATCCTTCGCAGGCGATGATACACAGAATCTCATTCCCCCAAATTTCCCTCTCAAACAACATCCTCTCCTCATTTTCGCGCGGCACATTGGCCTCAAACATGTCAAACAATGCAGAGTAGTGGAATAAAGCCTCGCGGAACCGGGAGATGAAAAATGGGGAATTATAAGCCGCATTGACTATCGAATGGATGAACATATCCGGATTAATCCTCCTGAATAAGCTCAGAACAGCATCGCGTGGACTGTGCTCCATAAGCGTGTCGTCAAGTAGGTACATCAGCTGAAACGCACAGTTGACAATAAGCACCTCACCTTTCTCAATTCCCAAATCCTCAACACTAACAGTTTCCCAATTTTGTTCAAACCCATTGAACTGGAAAGGAACACTAAACCTCTTGCAATAATTTGCTAACCGCCGTCCTGTTTCCTTCATCCTAGAACCGGGCCAGAAACCCACTACAGGAAGGTCGATTCCTGTGATCCGAAGCTTAGGGGGGCCACCAGGCCTTGTCGAGAGTTGCTGAATAAGTGGAGGCCATTGAAGCCCATAAACAATACCAAAATGAATAATGTGAATAGCATCTGCGTTCTGAGCTAGGTCCATGATCGATTGGGCTGAAAAGAAATATGATGTTTCCATGAAGGGGAATGACGAAAGGCCGAGCTTATGAGCTTTCAACACATCAGCATTCGACAAACTGATGGCGGAAAGGACTTTGGTCAGGCTTCCAGTGCCCAACAAGCGTGCCTTGAGGCTGTTGAAAAAGTAATATGCCAACCTTTGGGATCCATCGCCCGAAGGAGAAGAACGAGATCTTATCTGCTTCAATAGACTATTTGCTCTTCTGTGATCATTATTTGCCACAGATTCCATACATTGTATCAGGAGACTCCTCATATCTACTGCTTCCCTTTTGGTAGCCCCTTTTCTAGTGTAGGCGAACTTGACATTAGACCCTTTTGCACTCTCATTTTGCTGTGATTCCATATTCTCCCCGTTTGCCTCGTTACCATCGTACGACATTGATACCTTGGCAAACATCTCACTCAAAACAGATTCGTGAGGACAGTCCGCGAAATGCTTGTTGCTTCTCATTTCATCTTCTAAATCACTCTCCTCTCGGTGAAGACTTTCCCTTCCCCTAACCAAACTCTCTTGGAAATCCCCTTCATCCTTTTCCACCACCTCCAAATTCCTTTCCTTAGATTTACGAAGCTGAAGGGTCAATCTGTTTTTCTCAACATCAAGAATTCCACCATCTCCAATTACTAAATCAGGCACAGTATCACAAAAGGTAGGAGGGAAGAAtgattttggattggtttggaagtTACCGTTAAAAGGATTATACTTGTGGAGATTGCTAATTCGGGCAGATTCGGCTGAGTTGTAAGCATTGATAAGGCTGTTAGTGCAATTACTGAAACTGTTAGTGATGCTATCATCTGAGCTACTGCTTGTATCCTCATGGGGAAGATGTTGATTTGGAAAGGAAGGGCATTTCTGATTGAGTATTTCAGATAAAGATTTCGCAGCAGCATCAACAGTGGAGTCCTGGATCATGAAGTGCTTGTTTTCCGAATCATCGTCTTCCATTAAAACCTGGTTTATGTACCTTAGAACAGAACTGCATAGCTCATTTTCTTGTGCAGAATCTGTGTCCGTGCTCTCGGACAAATCCTTGACATTAGAACTAAAGGGAAAGTCCATGGTATGATAACCTAAAGAGTAAAGAGGTATCGTTGAGTTGAAACTCTTTGGAAACAGTATGAACCAAATAAGCTAAAACGAACTTCTGCAAGCACCTTTGGAAGACAAACTTTGGATTAAAATCCAAATTCAAGATATCAACCTGTAATAGAATAATTTGCAGGTTAATAACTGAATTTTGAAACTCCAGAATACAAAGCTTGACTAGATGAACGAACTACAAAAGAGGCTATAATATTCACCAAAAATTAGAGGAAGATTGGGCCTTATTAGTATAGTGAGTTAAGCAGCCCTAATCAACAGCAGACAAACCAATAAAACCAAGGTAAGGATTGACAAAATTTCTCATTATCTAAGCACAGTCTGGGCCCAGAATATTTAAACAAAACTAACAAGATGTTCAAGATGAAAGGAGGAATCCAATTTGAAACACCTCGAATACCAAGAACCTTGACGTGGAACTGGTTTCCGAATTTCACCAAAAATCCAAGACAGGAGCAAGTAAAGAACAAATCATACCTCAGATACCACCAAAATCAAAATGCATCGTCCATCAAGGCCTCTGCAGCTTAAAGAAACCTGCCATTTCAGCTTTGATCTTCGGCTTCAAATATCCTTTCACATTCTGGTGAATGTGGTTTCGTGAGCTTGAAATTTCAGAGgcacgtgattatgagagcgaCCCACATATTGACTTTGCTGTCAAATGTGTATCAATCAATGACTACCACCGAATCTTTTCAACTTTTTCTAACTTTTTGATCAGAACCCAACAAGAAGCTTCTCTAGAAATTAAGGGCACTGTCAAGATGGCTGCTCTGTAGCATCAACAGGGCTAAACGTTTTTTCAATTTCCGAAAGTTGGTGCACTTAAGACACCaagaccttgttcgttttggggtcttAGAACCCCTGGGCACGGTCTTCAACAAATTTTCTTTATCgatctctctccactcaaacTCTTGAAAACCTCCCTCGAAAGTCAAACTGAACAGGGAACCTGTCAAACACAGAAAAGGACATCCGAAAAAGAAAACGGGGTTCTGATT
The sequence above is a segment of the Rhododendron vialii isolate Sample 1 chromosome 13a, ASM3025357v1 genome. Coding sequences within it:
- the LOC131314702 gene encoding scarecrow-like protein 14, with product MDFPFSSNVKDLSESTDTDSAQENELCSSVLRYINQVLMEDDDSENKHFMIQDSTVDAAAKSLSEILNQKCPSFPNQHLPHEDTSSSSDDSITNSFSNCTNSLINAYNSAESARISNLHKYNPFNGNFQTNPKSFFPPTFCDTVPDLVIGDGGILDVEKNRLTLQLRKSKERNLEVVEKDEGDFQESLVRGRESLHREESDLEDEMRSNKHFADCPHESVLSEMFAKVSMSYDGNEANGENMESQQNESAKGSNVKFAYTRKGATKREAVDMRSLLIQCMESVANNDHRRANSLLKQIRSRSSPSGDGSQRLAYYFFNSLKARLLGTGSLTKVLSAISLSNADVLKAHKLGLSSFPFMETSYFFSAQSIMDLAQNADAIHIIHFGIVYGLQWPPLIQQLSTRPGGPPKLRITGIDLPVVGFWPGSRMKETGRRLANYCKRFSVPFQFNGFEQNWETVSVEDLGIEKGEVLIVNCAFQLMYLLDDTLMEHSPRDAVLSLFRRINPDMFIHSIVNAAYNSPFFISRFREALFHYSALFDMFEANVPRENEERMLFEREIWGNEILCIIACEGLERVRRPETYKRWQIRTQRAGFRQLPLSQGIMKTVKAKVKNCYHKDFFVDEASNWLLEGWRGRVLYALSCWKPT
- the LOC131314701 gene encoding protein root UVB sensitive 1, chloroplastic-like isoform X3, which gives rise to MEILTPAFPHLFVPIGAAAGAGCSAAALIQAATRSCFFVGFAAQRNFAEVIAKGEAQGMVSKFIGIGLGIALANCIQGSTPLALASFGVVTWIHMFRSSKPFRRTSRSTSR
- the LOC131314701 gene encoding protein root UVB sensitive 1, chloroplastic-like isoform X2 — protein: MLSSSLRGSIGVWSSSHLQPDLLENATFRMEILTPAFPHLFVPIGAAAGAGCSAAALIQAATRSCFFVGFAAQRNFAEVIAKGEAQGMKQQTVQKNFSLYLQIRRAKRESTNQAAQPPP
- the LOC131314701 gene encoding protein root UVB sensitive 1, chloroplastic-like isoform X1 — translated: MLSSSLRGSIGVWSSSHLQPDLLENATFRMEILTPAFPHLFVPIGAAAGAGCSAAALIQAATRSCFFVGFAAQRNFAEVIAKGEAQGMVSKFIGIGLGIALANCIQGSTPLALASFGVVTWIHMFRSSKPFRRTSRSTSR